From Panicum hallii strain FIL2 chromosome 2, PHallii_v3.1, whole genome shotgun sequence, a single genomic window includes:
- the LOC112882481 gene encoding choline/ethanolaminephosphotransferase 1-like — protein sequence MGYIGHHGVATLRRYKYSGVDHSLVAKYILQPFWSRFVNVFPLWFPPNMITLTGFMFLLTSAFLGFLYSPHLDTAPPRWVHLAHGLLLFLYQTFDAVDGKQARRTNSSSPLGELFDHGCDALACAFESLAFGSTAMCGRATFWFWVISAVPFYFATWEHFFTNTLILPIVNGPTEGLMLIYLCHILTFFTGAEWWAQDFQKSMPLLGWVPFIPEIPVYDIVLGLMIAFAVIPTIGSNIHNVYKVVEARKGSMVLALAMLFPFGLLLAGVLVWSYLSPSDIMRNQPHLLIIGTGFAFGFLVGRMILAHLCDEPKGLKTGMCMSLAYFPFAIANALTARLDDGNPLVDEQLVLLMYCLFTVALYMHFATSVIHEITNALGIHCFRITRKKA from the exons ATGGGTTACATTGGCCACCACGGCGTCGCCACGCTGCGCCGCTACAAGTACAGCGGCGTCGACCACTCGCTCGTCGCCAAGTACATCCTCCAGCCCTTCTGGTCCCGATTCGTCAACGTCTTCCCGCTATGGTTCCC ACCAAACATG ATTACGCTGACAGGTTTCATGTTTCTACTCACATCAGCATTCCTTGGCTTT TTATATTCACCTCATCTAGATACAGCACCCCCCAGATGGGTTCACCTTGCTCATGGATTGCTTCTCTTCCTTTATCAG ACATTTGATGCTGTTGATGGAAAACAAGCAAGGCGTACAAACTCATCAAGTCCTTTAGGCGAACTTTTTGATCATG GATGTGATGCCCTTGCTTGTGCT TTTGAGTCCTTGGCTTTTGGAAGCACGGCAATGTGTGGAAGGGCTACCTTctggttttgggtcatttcAGCCGTCCCATTTTACTTTGCGACCTGGGAGCA CTTTTTTACAAATACACTTATTCTTCCTATAGTCAATGGACCAACTGAAGGCCTTATGCTGATCTATTTGTGCCATATTTTAACCTTTTTCACAG GAGCTGAGTGGTGGGCACAGGATTTCCAAAAGTCAATGCCCCTACTGGGTTGGGTCCCTTTTATTCCTG AAATCCCTGTGTATGACATTGTTCTAGGTCTTATGATTGCTTTTGCTGTAATCCCAACAATTGGATCTAA CATTCACAATGTATATAAAGTTGTTGAAGCTAGGAAAGGAAGCATGGTGCTGGCACTAGCCATG CTCTTTCCTTTTGGCTTGCTCTTGGCTGGAGTTCTTGTCTG GTCCTACTTGTCTCCTTCAGATATAATGAGAAACCAGCCACATCTGCTAATTATTGGAACTGGTTTTGCATTTGGCTTTCTTGTG GGAAGAATGATTCTGGCTCACTTATGTGATGAACCCAAGGGTCTGAAAACAGGGATGTGCATG TCCCTTGCGTATTTTCCTTTTGCAATCGCAAATGCACTGACTGCCCGGCTTGATGATGG AAATCCCCTTGTTGATGAGCAGCTAGTTCTCTTAATGTACTGCTTATTTACAG TGGCACTGTACATGCATTTTGCTACGTCTGTTATTCATGAGATCACCAATGCGCTTGGGATTCATTGCTTCAG AATCACTAGGAAAAAGGCATAA
- the LOC112879662 gene encoding cytochrome P450 71A1-like codes for MELPPWAPFLGVVLATVMLLKAVLGRRSPRAYNLPPGPKPWPIIGNLDLMGPLPHRSIHELSRKYGPLMQLRFGSFPVVVGSSVDMAKFFLKTHDVVFTDRPKTAAGKYTTYNYRDITWSPYGAYWRQARKMCLTELFSAKRLESYEYIRAAEVRALLRDLHAAAPGSGRAVMLKDYLSTVSLNVITRMVLGKKYLDKEVVAGGSSVTTPEEFKWMLDELFLLNGVLNIGDSIPWLDWMDLQGYIKRMKKLSKMFDRFLEHVVEEHNQRRLREGKSFVANDMVDVLLQIADDPTLEVELDRESVKAFTQDLIAGGTESSAVTVEWAISELLKKPEVIAKATEELDRVIGRGRWVTEKDIPQLPYVDAIVKETMRLHPVAPLLVPRLAREDATVAGYDIPAGTRVLVSVWSIGRDPALWESPEAFMPERFLGSKLDVKGQDYELLPFGSGRRMCPGYSLGLKVIQVSLANLLHGFTWSLPNGMTKEELNMEEIFGLSTPRKFPLEAVVKPKLPAHLYAEA; via the exons ATGGAGCTTCCACCATGGGCGCCTTTCCTCGGCGTGGTGCTCGCCACCGTGATGCTTCTCAAGGCCGTCCTCGGCCGCCGCAGCCCCCGCGCGTACAACCTGCCGCCGGGGCCCAAGCCGTGGCCGATCATCGGTAACCTCGACCTCATGGGCCCGCTCCCGCACCGCTCCATCCACGAGCTGTCAAGGAAGTACGGCCCGCTGATGCAGCTCCGGTTCGGGTCCTTCCCCGTGGTCGTCGGCTCGTCCGTGGACATGGCCAAGTTCTTCCTCAAGACCCACGACGTGGTGTTCACGGACCGGCCCAAGACCGCCGCCGGCAAGTACACCACCTACAACTACCGGGACATCACCTGGTCCCCGTACGGCGCCTACTGGCGGCAGGCGCGCAAGATGTGCCTCACCGAGCTCTTTAGCGCGAAGCGTCTCGAGTCGTACGAGTACATCCGCGCCGCCGAGGTCCGCGCGCTGCTGCGCGACCTGCACGCGGCGGCGCCCGGCTCCGGCCGCGCCGTCATGCTCAAGGACTACCTGTCCACGGTGAGCCTGAACGTGATCACGCGCATGGTGCTCGGCAAGAAGTACCTGGACAaggaggtggtggccggcgggtCCTCCGTGACCACGCCGGAGGAGTTCAAGTGGATGCTCGACGAGCTGTTCCTGCTAAACGGCGTGCTCAACATCGGCGACTCCATCCCGTGGCTCGACTGGATGGACCTGCAGGGTTACATCAAGCGGATGAAAAAGCTCAGCAAGATGTTCGACCGGTTCCTGGAGCACGTCGTGGAGGAGCACAACCAGCGGCGGCTGCGCGAGGGGAAGAGCTTCGTCGCCAATGACATGGTCGACGTGCTGCTTCAGATCGCCGACGACCCGACCCTGGAGGTCGAGCTCGACAGGGAAAGCGTCAAGGCTTTTACTCAG GACCTCATCGCCGGCGGCACGGAGAGCTCGGCGGTCACAGTGGAGTGGGCCATCTCGGAGCTCCTGAAGAAGCCCGAGGTCATCGCCAAGGCCACCGAGGAACTCGACCGCGTCATCGGCCGCGGCCGCTGGGTCACCGAGAAGGACATTCCCCAGCTCCCATACGTGGACGCCATCGTCAAGGAGACCATGCGGCTGCATCCGGTGGCGCCGTTGCTGGTGCCCCGCCTTGCGCGTGAGGACGCCACCGTCGCCGGCTACGACATCCCCGCCGGCACGCGCGTGCTCGTCAGCGTGTGGTCCATAGGCCGCGACCCCGCTCTATGGGAGTCGCCGGAAGCATTCATGCCGGAGCGCTTCCTCGGCAGCAAGCTCGACGTGAAGGGGCAGGACTACGAGCTGTTGCCGTTCGGATCTGGCCGGCGGATGTGCCCCGGGTACAGCCTCGGGCTGAAGGTCATCCAGGTGAGCCTTGCCAACCTGCTGCACGGCTTCACCTGGAGCCTCCCCAACGGCATGACTAAGGAGGAGCTGAACATGGAGGAGATCTTCGGCCTGTCCACGCCGCGCAAGTTCCCGCTCGAGGCCGTCGTCAAGCCCAAGCTGCCAGCACACCTCTACGCCGAAGCTTAA